Proteins found in one Triticum aestivum cultivar Chinese Spring chromosome 4D, IWGSC CS RefSeq v2.1, whole genome shotgun sequence genomic segment:
- the LOC123095792 gene encoding adenylosuccinate synthetase 2, chloroplastic gives MPVSAFLSLDPAAYLLPAARPRPRPPAPRLRLRRVVVLRAASVSAVAEESSAAAAARGRLESLSQVAGVLGTQWGDEGKGKLVDILAQRFDVVARCQGGANAGHTIYNSEGKKFSLHLVPSGILNENTQCVIGNGAVVHLPGFFKEIDGLESNGVSCKGRILVSDRAHLLFDFHQVVDGLREVELGNSFIGTTKRGIGPCYSNKVIRNGLRVSDLRHMDTFGAKLNTLLKDAATRFKGFEYSSKTLKEEVEKYERFAERLGPYITDTVHFMNESILQKKKILVEGGQATMLDIDFGTYPFVTSSSPSAGGICTGLGIAPRTLGDIIGVVKAYTTRVGSGPFPTELLGKTGDLLRASGMEFGTTTGRPRRCGWLDIVALRYCCQINGFSSLNLTKLDVLTGLKEIKLGTSYCTEDGKAIDSFPADLDLLEQTKVKYEALPGWEEDISSVRDYDDLPETARLYVERIEELVGIPVHYIGVGPGRDALIYK, from the exons ATGCCCGTCTCCGCCTTCCTGTCCCTGGACCCCGCGGCGTACCTCCTCCCCGCCgcgcggccgcggccgcgcccgccggcgccgcgctTACGGTTACGTCGGGTGGTGGTGCTCAGGGCCGCCTCCGTCTCCGCCGTCGCGGAGGAGTCCTCTGCCGCCGCGGCCGCGCGGGGCCGGCTCGAGTCGCTCAGCCAGGTGGCCGGCGTGCTCGGCACCCAGTGGGGGGACGAGGGCAAGGGCAAGCTCGTCGACATCCTCGCCCAGCGCTTCGACGTCGTCGCCCGCTGCCAG GGTGGAGCCAATGCTGGGCATACCATATACAATTCCGAGGGGAAGAAGTTCTCACTGCACCTCGTTCCATCGGGGATCCTCAACGAGAACACGCAGTGTGTGATTGGTAACGGGGCAGTGGTTCACCTCCCCGGGTTCTTCAAAGAAATCGATGGGCTGGAGTCCAACGGAGTTTCATGCAAAGGGAGAATTCTGGTGTCAGATCGCGCCCATCTTCTGTTTGATTTTCATCAAGTTGTTGATGGACTCCGAGAGGTAGAGCTCGGGAATTCCTTCATAGGAACGACAAAGAGGGGGATCGGGCCATGCTATTCGAACAAAGTCATCAGGAACGGGCTCAGGGTCAGTGATCTGCGGCATATGGACACCTTCGGTGCCAAGCTTAACACCCTGCTGAAAGATGCAGCTACGCGGTTCAAAGGATTTGAATATAGCAGCAAGACCCTCAAAGAGGAGGTCGAGAAGTACGAACGGTTTGCCGAACGTCTGGGACCTTACATAACTGATACTGTGCATTTCATGAATGAGTCGATCTTGCAGAAGAAGAAAATATTGGTTGAAGGTGGTCAGGCTACCATGTTAGACATTGACTTTGGTACATATCCATTTGTTACCTCCTCAAGTCCTTCAGCTGGGGGGATCTGTACTGGCCTCGGCATTGCTCCAAGAACCCTCGGCGATATCATCGGAGTG GTAAAAGCTTATACAACCAGGGTTGGATCTGGCCCATTCCCAACGGAGCTGTTGGGCAAGACCGGTGATTTGCTCCGTGCATCGGGAATGGAGTTCGGGACCACAACAGGTCGGCCCAGGCGTTGTGGCTGGCTCGATATAGTCGCGCTCAGATACTGCTGCCAGATCAACGGCTTCTCATCCCTGAACCTGACGAAACTCGACGTGCTGACCGGGCTGAAGGAGATCAAGCTGGGCACTTCCTACTGCACCGAAGATGGCAAAGCGATCGACTCGTTCCCGGCAGACCTCGATCTTCTGGAGCAAACGAAG GTCAAGTACGAGGCCCTGCCTGGGTGGGAGGAGGACATTTCCTCGGTGCGGGACTACGATGATCTCCCGGAGACCGCTcgtctgtacgtggagaggatagAGGAGCTGGTTGGTATCCCTGTCCATTACATCGGTGTCGGACCCGGGCGGGACGCCCTTATATACAAATAG
- the LOC123095793 gene encoding adenylosuccinate synthetase 2, chloroplastic: MDPAPCLFPAAGQRPPAPPCLGRVVLPSASAAEESSAAAAARRRLESLGQVVGVLGTQWGDEGKGKLVDILARRFDVVARCQGGANAGHTVYNSEGKKFSLHLVPSGILNENTQCVIGNGTVVHLPGLFKEIDELESNGVSCEGRILVSDRAHLLFDFHQVLDGLREAELGNSFIGTTKRGIGPCYSNKFIRNGLRVSDLRHMDTFCAKLNTLMKDAAMRFKGFEYSSKTLKEEVDKYKRFAERLGPYITDTVHFMNESILQKEKILVEGGQATMLDIDFGTYPFVTSSSPSSGGICTGLGIAPGSIHDLIGVVKAYTTRVGSGPFPTELLGKTGDLLRASGMEFGTTTGRPRRCGWLDIVALKYCCQINGFSSLNLTKLDVLSGLKEIKLGISYCTKDGKTIESFPADLDLLEQIKVKYEAMPGWEEDISLIQDYNDLPKTARLYVERIEELVNIPVHYIGVGPGRDALIYK; the protein is encoded by the exons ATGGACCCCGCCCCCTGCCTCTTCCCCGCCGCAGGGCAGCGGCCGCCAGCGCCACCGTGCTTAGGCCGCGTGGTGCTGCCGTCTGCTTCCGCCGCGGAGGAGTCCTCTGCGGCCGCGGCCGCGCGCCGGCGGCTCGAGTCGCTTGGCCAGGTGGTGGGGGTGCTTGGCACGCAGTGGGGGGacgaggggaaaggcaagcttgtcgacatcctcGCGCGGCGCTTCGACGTCGTCGCACGCTGCCAG GGTGGAGCTAATGCTGGACATACCGTATATAATTCCGAGGGGAAGAAGTTTTCACTACATCTTGTTCCATCTGGGATCCTAAATGAGAACACACAATGTGTGATTGGTAATGGAACAGTAGTTCACCTTCCTGGGCTCTTTAAAGAAATTGATGAATTAGAGTCTAATGGAGTTTCCTGCGAAGGAAGAATTCTGGTATCAGATCGTGCCCATCTTTTGTTTGATTTTCATCAAGTTCTTGATGGACTTAGGGAGGCGGAGCTCGGAAATTCCTTTATAGGAACAACAAAGAGGGGAATTGGGCCATGTTATTCAAACAAATTTATCAGGAATGGACTCAGAGTTTCTGATCTCCGACACATGGACACCTTTTGTGCCAAACTTAATACCCTAATGAAAGATGCAGCTATGCGCTTCAAAGGATTTGAATACAGTAGCAAGACCCTCAAAGAGGAGGTTGATAAGTACAAAAGGTTTGCTGAACGTCTGGGACCTTACATAACTGATACCGTGCATTTCATGAATGAGTCAATCTTGCAGAAGGAGAAAATATTGGTTGAAGGTGGTCAAGCCACTATGTTAGACATTGACTTTGGTACATATCCATTTGTTACTTCCTCAAGTCCTTCATCTGGAGGAATATGTACTGGCCTTGGTATTGCTCCAGGAAGCATCCATGATCTCATTGGAGTG GTAAAAGCTTATACAACCAGGGTTGGATCTGGTCCATTCCCAACAGAGTTGTTGGGCAAGACCGGTGATTTACTCCGTGCATCTGGAATGGAATTCGGGACTACGACAGGTCGGCCCAGGCGTTGTGGCTGGCTCGATATAGTTGCGCTCAAATACTGCTGCCAAATCAATGGTTTTTCATCTCTAAACCTGACGAAACTTGACGTACTGAGCGGATTGAAGGAAATTAAACTGGGCATTTCCTAttgtaccaaagatggcaaaacgaTCGAATCGTTCCCAGCGGACCTCGATCTTTTGGAGCAAATAAAG GTCAAGTACGAGGCCATGCCTGGGTGGGAGGAGGACATTTCCTTGATACAAGACTATAATGATCTCCCAAAAACCGCTCGTCTATATGTGGAGAGGATAGAGGAGTTGGTTAATATTCCAGTCCATTACATCGGTGTTGGACCGGGGCGTGATGCTCTGATATACAAATAG
- the LOC123095794 gene encoding N-terminal acetyltransferase B complex catalytic subunit NAA20 yields MTTIRRFCCDDLLRFASVNLDHLTETFNMSFYMTYLARWPDYFHTAVNPGDRVMGYIMGKVEGQGESWHGHVTAVSVASEFRRQKLAKTLMHLLEEISDKMDKAYFVDLFVRASNMPAIRMYEKLGYVVYRRVLRYYSGEEDGLDMRKALSQDVDKKSIIPLKRPITPDELEYD; encoded by the exons ATGACGACCATTCGCCGGTTCTGCTGCGACGATCTGCTCCGCTTCGCCTCCGTCAACCTCGACCACCTCACCGAGACC TTCAACATGTCCTTCTACATGACGTACCTGGCTCGCTGGCCCGACTACTTCCACACCGCCGTCAACCCCGGCGACCGCGTCATGGGATACA TCATGGGAAAGGTTGAAGGACAAGGTGAATCTTGGCATGGACATGTTACGGCAGTGTCCGTTGCCTCAGAATTCCGCAGACAGAAATTAGCCAAGACGCTTATGCACTTGCTGGAGGAAATCAGTGATAAGAT GGATAAGGCCTATTTTGTGGATCTCTTTGTAAGGGCATCCAACATGCCGGCTATAAGGATGTATGAAAAG CTGGGCTATGTGGTTTATCGAAGGGTGCTTCGGTACTACTCAGGGGAAGAAGATGGCCTTG ATATGAGAAAGGCATTATCACAAGATGTTGACAAGAAGTCCATCATACCACTCAAGAGACCAATTACACCGGACGAACTTGAATACGACTGA